One genomic segment of Rhinopithecus roxellana isolate Shanxi Qingling chromosome 6, ASM756505v1, whole genome shotgun sequence includes these proteins:
- the FZD1 gene encoding frizzled-1: MAEEEVPKKSRAAGGGVSWELCAGALSARLAEEGSGDASGRRRPPVDPRRLARQLLLLLWLLEAPLLLGVRAQAVGQGPGQGPGPGQQPPPPQQQQSGQQYNGERGISIPDHGYCQPISIPLCTDIAYNQTIMPNLLGHTNQEDAGLEVHQFYPLVKVQCSAELKFFLCSMYAPVCTVLEQALPPCRSLCERARQGCEALMNKFGFQWPDTLKCEKFPVHGAGELCVGQNTSDKGTPTPSLLPEFWTSNPQHGGGGHRGGFPGGASASERGKFSCPRALKVPSYLNYHFLGEKDCGAPCEPTKVYGLMYFGPEELRFSRTWIGIWSVLCCASTLFTVLTYLVDMRRFSYPERPIIFLSGCYTAVAVAYIAGFLLEDRVVCNDKFTEDGARTVAQGTKKEGCTILFMMLYFFSMASSIWWVILSLTWFLAAGMKWGHEAIEANSQYFHLAAWAVPAIKTITILALGQVDGDVLSGVCFVGLNNVDALRGFVLAPLFVYLFIGTSFLLAGFVSLFRIRTIMKHDGTKTEKLEKLMVRIGVFSVLYTVPATIVIACYFYEQAFRDQWERSWVAQSCKSYAIPCPHLQAGGGAPPHPPMSPDFTVFMIKYLMTLIVGITSGFWIWSGKTLNSWRKFYTRLTNSKQGETTV, encoded by the coding sequence ATGGCTGAGGAGGAGGTGCCTAAGAAGTCCCGGGCCGCCGGCGGCGGCGTGAGCTGGGAACTTTGTGCCGGAGCGCTCTCGGCCCGGCTGGCGGAGGAGGGGAGCGGGGACGCCAGTGGCCGCCGCCGCCCCCCGGTTGACCCCCGGCGGTTGGCGcgccagctgctgctgctgctttggcTGCTGGAGGCTCCGCTGCTGCTGGGGGTCCGGGCGCAGGCGGTGGGCCAGGGGCCAGGCCAGGGGCCCGGGCCGGGgcagcagccgccgccgcctCAGCAGCAACAGAGTGGGCAGCAGTACAACGGTGAGCGGGGCATCTCCATCCCGGACCACGGCTATTGCCAGCCCATCTCCATCCCGCTGTGCACGGACATCGCGTACAACCAGACCATCATGCCCAACCTCCTGGGCCACACGAACCAGGAGGACGCGGGCCTCGAGGTGCACCAGTTCTACCCGCTAGTGAAAGTGCAGTGTTCCGCTGAGCTCAAGTTCTTCCTGTGCTCCATGTACGCGCCCGTGTGCACCGTGCTAGAGCAAGCGCTGCCGCCCTGCCGCTCCCTGTGCGAGCGCGCGCGCCAGGGCTGCGAGGCGCTCATGAACAAGTTCGGCTTCCAGTGGCCAGACACGCTCAAGTGCGAGAAGTTCCCGGTGCACGGCGCCGGCGAGCTGTGCGTGGGCCAGAACACGTCCGACAAGGGCACCCCGACGCCCTCGCTGCTTCCAGAGTTTTGGACAAGCAACCCTCAGCACGGCGGCGGAGGGCACCGTGGAGGCTTCCCGGGGGGCGCCAGCGCGTCGGAGCGAGGCAAGTTCTCCTGCCCGCGCGCCCTCAAGGTGCCCTCCTACCTCAACTACCACTTCCTGGGGGAGAAGGACTGCGGCGCACCCTGTGAGCCGACCAAGGTGTACGGGCTCATGTACTTCGGACCCGAGGAGCTGCGCTTCTCGCGCACCTGGATTGGCATCTGGTCAGTGCTGTGCTGCGCCTCCACGCTCTTCACAGTGCTTACGTACCTGGTGGACATGCGGCGCTTCAGCTACCCGGAGCGGCCCATCATCTTCTTGTCCGGCTGTTACACGGCCGTGGCCGTGGCCTACATCGCCGGCTTCCTCCTGGAGGACCGAGTGGTGTGTAACGACAAGTTCACCGAGGACGGGGCACGTACTGTGGCGCAGGGCACCAAGAAGGAGGGCTGCACCATCCTCTTCATGATGCTGTACTTCTTCAGCATGGCCAGCTCCATCTGGTGGGTGATCCTGTCGCTCACCTGGTTCCTGGCGGCGGGCATGAAGTGGGGCCACGAGGCCATCGAAGCCAACTCACAATATTTTCACCTGGCCGCCTGGGCTGTGCCGGCCATCAAGACCATCACCATCCTGGCGCTGGGCCAGGTGGACGGCGATGTGCTGAGCGGAGTGTGCTTCGTAGGGCTCAACAATGTGGACGCGCTGCGTGGCTTCGTGCTGGCACCCCTCTTCGTGTACCTGTTTATCGGCACGTCCTTTCTGCTGGCCGGCTTTGTGTCGCTCTTCCGCATTCGCACCATCATGAAGCACGATGGCACCAAGACCGAGAAGCTGGAGAAGCTCATGGTGCGCATTGGCGTCTTCAGCGTGCTGTACACTGTGCCAGCCACCATCGTCATCGCCTGCTACTTCTACGAGCAGGCCTTCCGGGACCAGTGGGAACGCAGCTGGGTGGCCCAGAGCTGCAAGAGCTACGCTATCCCCTGCCCTCACCTCCAGGCGGGCGGAGGCGCCCCGCCGCACCCGCCCATGAGCCCGGACTTCACGGTCTTCATGATCAAGTACCTTATGACGCTGATCGTGGGCATCACGTCGGGCTTCTGGATCTGGTCCGGCAAGACCCTCAACTCCTGGAGGAAGTTCTATACGAGGCTCACCAACAGCAAACAAGGGGAGACTACCGTCTGA